The Phragmites australis chromosome 1, lpPhrAust1.1, whole genome shotgun sequence genomic interval TTTGTTTGAAACTTATTAGTCAAATTGCTCGTTTATATTGACTGTTCTGACAAATCACGGAGCACATAAAGTTTCAAATTTGCTGTTCTCACTGCCTATTACTAGctcattcttttttattcaGTAAGCTTATCTTTGTTTAGAAACTACTGAGTTTTGAGCTCCTTTCCTAGTTTGAATTTGTTAGTACAATTGAAAATTAAGCAATAACATGATTAGTTTTGTGTTGTTGATATTGACAGCTTGCTTGAAACTCCTTAGTCCCAAAATTTTGGCAAATTTGGCATTTCCTGAAGGCACAGGACTTGATTCTGTGGTGAAGAGAATCATATACAAATCTGTTGATGATGACTATGACACATACCACTCCGAGGCAAACTCAACGTATTTACTGCAGCATGCAGAAACTACAAGGTTTAATTAGTTTACAGGATTTCAGACACTTACTGAAAGAGAAGATAGCTGTAATCTGCGTGGTCTGAATTGTTCGTTGCTGAGATGTTCTCACGTCCAGTCAACTGATGACGATGATAGGCCGATGCGGAAACATGAATGAACAAGGTTTGATGATAGCCTTGCTGCCGAGGACATTTTTGGAATGCAAGAATTTTACAGGTAGTGCGGACTCGAAGGTTCGGACTTCGGAGAACCATTGAGTGCGGACTCAAAGGTTCGGACTTCGGAGAACCATTGAAGTTCATGGCTTGTCTGGGAACAGTAGTTTGTGTTAGGCAATTTGGTGCACTAGAGACGCCCATTGTTTTGATCATAAGATGCCCGAAGCTAACGTGTTTCTTTTTATATATAGGGtagctgtgttttgatgcagcgAAGATGAGCTGATTTGGTTctataatttatatataatttagagtttataagataaaataaaatagtttaaatatctattttcagtataaaataaaaataagatatataaacaaaacaCTCTCTAACTCTAATTTCTAAAACAAAGATAACTATCTTTAAGGTTTTTTTTAGCCGGAGCTCCACCAAATATGCATAGGTGTCTTCATGGGCCAACTCTACAATTCCACTTGTCCCATTAAGCCCATGTCGTCCTCTTCCCTCTCGTCCTATACCCTTATCCACTCCACACTCTGCACCCCGCCACCCCGAAGCGAAATGGCAGCGGCATCCCACTGAACCCAGACCGTCCCAGCGCCAGACAGGCAGACACCTCCACCTGCCGCTCTAGCTCACACCAGCACAATGGCCACGGCCGTCGCCGCCTCCGCGTtcctctcctccaccttcgCCCCGCTtccccgccaccgccgcctggcCAGAcacgcgccgcgccgcgccaccGCTGCTGGCCTGGCTGTGCGGTGCGAGCAGAGCGACAAGCAGAAGAGGCAGCCGCTCGCGGCGCTCGTGCCCCGCGAAGAGCGCTTCATGTTCGAGGGTGACGAGCTCTGCGGCCCCGTATGGATTTTCTCTTTCCTGTCCTGGAACGATAGGCACTGTTCCGCTGCTCGCTGCAGCTCTGAAATATGCTTGTAGAATAAGTATTGGGCAACGTGCAGCATCCATCTCAATTTTCTTCAGTTTCATGTAGATTGGTTCGGTCACCTCAGTCCATTTCGGTCAATTCCCTTATTTTCGTGAATAAGCAAGTTGAAATGCAATTATGCAATTGTTACATGCTATTTATATACCATCACATCCAAAATTAGTTACTGGCAGTTCATGGCGAAATTATTTAGTTTTCAATggaaatgatctcaaataaaatgTAGTCACTTGATATAATTGAAAGTCAATAGATGTGTGATAAAATAAGAAAGGAAGGAAGTTGTGGTGAAAAATTACTTTGTTCTTACTACATATGTTATGCAAGTGTTGCATGGGCTTGATAATGTTCATCTCTGATTGCCCACCAGATTGTTCATACATATTACTCATTAGAATCATTTAGCATGGGCACAATGTTTACAGTTCGTTTGTACCATATCTCATTATTTCTCCTTCTTTTGACTTACTTGTGTTGtacatcaatatttttttttattttgacttACTTGTGTTGTACATCAATATGACCGAGCAATTTAATTTGCAGGACATATGGAATAAAACATGGTATCCTAAGGCTGCAGATCATGTAACTACTGAAAAAACATGGTACGTTGTTGACGCATCGGACAAGATACTAGGCAGGCTAGCGTCCACCATTGCAGTACATATGAGAGGAAAGAATGAGCCCACATACACTCCAAGTGTGGACATGGGTGCTTTTGTTATTGTGGTATGCATGTTTTTCCTctaaaatagtatatattattATACACAGTAGGGTACTCTACTCCCATCAGCTTCTTttaagaaaaatagagaaaggtCCATAACATTAGGAGCAGAACAAACTAGCACTATAAGTCATCTTGAAACTAATACTGTGTTTTATGTTAATGTGGTTCTTTCGACACTGCTGTATCTCTGAAGACTCGTTACCACGCAAATACTGTGTGCTTCATGTTCTACCATGCTGAAAGGCATGCAAACTTTTTATGTTCGCATAGGTTAATGCAGAGAAGGTTGCTGTTTCTGGTAAAAAGCGGTCGCAGAAGCTCTACAGGAGGCACTCTGGACGGCCTGGAGGAATGAAAGTAGAAACTTTTGACCAGCTTCAGAAAAGGATTCCGGAAAGAATCATTGAACATGCAGTGCGTGGAATGCTTCCCAAGGGCAGGGTAAGACATCATTTTGTGGCACCTTTTAACTAGCTGATTGCATCATGAgtacattaaaaaaaactctttcaCGTTTTTTTCTTTTGCGTAACTCCTaatgtatattaaaaaaatgtgaatATGGTAACCAATTTTAAGTTTGACCTATCTTTTCAAAGTCCGAAATGTGTTAATTAGCATCTCTGCGGAGACATCTGTGTGAACTATGATGAATAATCCTGAGGTGCATCATGGCCATAGTCTTTCATGCTTCAGCGTATGTTCCCGAGTGAAAGCAGGGCTTTCAGCATGTATCCCATATCTAAAGTTCAAGGGAATACTGTTGTTGAACAACAGTCACAATTCCAGAACAATTTATTTGATTAGATGTTGTCAAGTAGTTTTTCCTTACGTTTGCATGTGCTTCAAACATATTTGCTTTTAAACTTAATTGCTTAGATGGTATGACTAACAAAATACCGGATGTGTTCTCTGAAACTTCCATTTTGGCtgcaaaatatttttgtgtCCTCTGAAGCATTCTACTCTGGCCACTCTCTTCATGTTGGTGGCGTGTTTTACTGAACTCATATCGGCATATATACTATacttattctatttattttctgCTCACCGTTTTGAACATTTTACAGCTGGGAAGAAGACTGTTTACCCACCTCAAGGTTTACAAAGGAGCGGAACATCCGCACGAGGCTCAAAAACCTGTTCCACTGCCTATTAGGGATAAAAGAATACAAAAAACTGACTAGAGAATCCCCGCCCCCCGCCGACTGAAAAAGAGATGCAGCAATGAATTCCTCCCTTCAAGGTTTTGCCCAATGTTTGGAATGCTACCCCAGAATTCAAGcatcttgggggggggggggggggggtaaattttgtaatttgattttttttccaaaaaataaaaacctTTCGTTCATATTTCTAGTCGATGACTAGTCATGTAATACGGTACGGTCTAAATCAGCCCTAAATGTCTGCTTGTTCATTTGaagtttgtatttttttttacctgaTATGGGATAGTAGATGTTTCATTGTTGGGCTCGAACTTAAAAGGTGTAATTTGGGCATAAAGGGGACAAACCCTAAAAGCCAATCAACCTTATTAAAACTGGGCAGTTTGGTGCGGCACCTTTTCCTTTTATGTTTGGCAAAATTCGTTTTGTTAAACATGTGAGCTTCCTTggctttcttcttttgtttttagaTCATACGGAACATGAACTTTGCACGGTTGTTTTTGGCCAATCAACTTTGTTCGAACGGAGTGCACGTCCTATTTGATgtcggcgacgacgacggcagACGGCAACGGCAGTATGGCTTCCCCGATTGCCCTTTCCCTGACTGTAGCAACGGCCGGTGGACGGCACAAGCCTAATCAATTAGACCGGGTCGGATGACGGTGGCCGCGGCCCGCGGAGTGGAACCTACGGCTTCGGTCGGCAGGGGCTCGCCGTGGAGGAGGCAGCGCGATGCACGTAGGCCAGCCAGGGATGGAAGACGCGAGGAAGTCAAACCTGACCGTAATCCATCCATCCACTCGGCCCCCGCGACCGAGCTCCCACGGCTCCCATCCATGACCCTCGCCTGCACGCACGGATTGGCTCGATCAACGTCCGCGCTCACTACTCACTAGCCGCGGCGCCTATACGCGTCAATAGGGATGGCAACGCGGCAATCTCTGCCGGCTAATACTTCTTCATCCCTATTCCTATTTAGTTAGTGAGAGAagttttctctcatctctatcTTTAAGAGAAATTTTATATGGATCGAGTTTTTAATATGATGTAAAATAGAATtataattgattatttctaTACGAATAATATGTAgtataaataaaaattttatTGATGTATATAAGGGTAATTAATATAAGATGGTTAAATATGTTAGTTTAGATAaaaagagtaatttattatttctcATATATAATGtaatacttatatatttatatataagaaaaatatgtatatgtgtgataTCAGGATATAATGGGAAGCGAAGACGGGGAGCATATTTCCGTCCCCATCCCTATATAAATTTACGAGgatcaaatttttttatactcatcactaataggggaattccctATTAATTACTGAGGAACGAAGCCTCATTGCCATTTCTACACGTCATTGCTGCCGTCCCCTCATGCCCTCCGACTCTCTTATGACCCACGCTGCAATCAAAGCTATGTTTGGTAGGGCTCTTATCCAAATTCTATATGgggaaatgatttttttaaagtaaGTGTTTGTTTGATATAGCTCTATctaatttttttgtaaaaaatgaTTTTTAAGGGAAATGATTATGTGgatgaaagtgattctctataATAAACTCTATGTAGAAAATAATTATGTGCGAGAAATGAATAAGAGGGAAGTTAGTTTTTTTAGCTCTATTATCTAATTTATTTCAGAAAATCACTTCCACAAAATCACTCTGAGAGCTGAAAAACTGCAAACTGATATTTGACAAATCTCCCACTAATTTTACTATAGGAGTGGGTCtaagagctctgccaaacaaactCTAATTTTATGACCGAAAGTGGttctataaaataaattatatgaaGAAAATGATTCTATACGAAAAATAAATCTGAAAAGCTGTTCTTTTCAGCTTACAGCATCTATCATTTAAAAAACTACTTTACAAAATTATTTTGAGagttaaaaatataaattattatttaataGAGCTGTAGCTGATTTCAGTGTAAGAGTTAGTACCAAAAGCTATGCCAAACCGACCCTTCTAGTAAATTTTCCCCCGACCTCCGACCAACCGGCCCGGATCACCGGGcatgcgccgcgccgccgccgccgccgcttgaGGAGCAGCTCCTTGTGGGGATGGAGGGGGGCGGCGGGGGCGCGTCTTCTTTGCCACCGTTCCTGAGCAAGACGTACGAGATGGTGGACGATCCGGCGACGGACGCGGTGGTACTGTGGACGCCGCCGGGCACCAGCTTCGTCGTCGCCAACCAGGACGAGTTCTGCAGGGATCTGCTCCCCAAGTACTTCAAGCACAATAACTTCTCCAGCTTCGTGCGACAGCTCAACACCTACGTAAGCCAAGACGATCCTTGCCCCCATCAccccctctctcactctccatgTTCTGCCGCTGGCTGAATTGGGTTTTGGTCCTAATGCGTGGTGGCGCCTTGCTTTCAGCTATAGTTGTTGCGCCTGTGTGGGAATCCTAGAATTCGGTAGAATTGGGCGTCTTGTTAGCTGTTGAACAAGTGTCTTAGGCCAAAGGAATTGGTCGGTTTGTTGGTATATCGGATTGGTGACTTGGCGTTAGGTTTATTTCCATGTGACATACTTGTAGGCAACCAAGGTCAACCCTTTTTCCCTATATATCTAGTATGTTGAATTAGCTTGGTGAGATGTGTTTTCATTCTTAATCCGATAGAATTTGGGGACCAGTTGACAAATGATCCTCTGATAACGGTAAATGATGTTGAAGAGACATCTATTTCCACACCCACATTAAATCACCAAAACGGCTAGACCAAAGTGAAGACACCAAACTGAATTAAGATAAGTTAGCTGGTCTACTTTGTTTCTTTTGCTGACAGTACATGATTCTTTTTACTTATGAGCCTTGACAATGCATGTTTCTGTGATGCTAGCATAATATGTTTCCACTTGTTCTTATGTAGGGCTTTAGGAAAATTGATCCCGAACAATGGGAGTTTGCAAATGAGGATTTTGTTAGGGGACAACGGCACCGGCTGAAAAATATACATAGGCGCAAGCCTATATTCAGCCATTCATCTCACACTCTGGGTGCCGGACCCGGGCCATTAGCAGATAATGAAAGGAGGGAATATGAGGATGAAATTGAGAAGCTTAAATGCGACAATGCAGCTCTGACCTTAGAGCTTGAAAAGAATGCACAAAAGAAACTTGATACTGAGAGACGAATGCAGGAGTTGGAAGGTAAGTTGATACTTTTGGAGGATCGGCAGAAGAATCTGATAGCTTATGTCAGAGATATTGTAAAGGCACCAGGATTTGTATCTAGCTCTGTACAGCAACCCGATCATCACGGAAAGAAGAGGAGACTGCCGATACCTATTTCTTTCCATCAAGATGCAGATGCTCAGGGGAATCAGATTACGCATGGGGACTTAACAAACTCTCCAGTTTGCCGAGAATCATTTGACAAAATGGAATCTTCCTTGAACTCATTTGAGAATTTCTTTCGAGAAGCGTGTGAAGCATTTGATATTTCATATGATGATGGTATCCCTGGCCCTTCTTCAGCTGTTGTTATCACAGAGCTCCATTCGTCTGGGGAAAGTGATCATCGTGTGCCATTGCCTCCTTCAAGGATGCGTACCTCTTCAGCTGGTGCAGGAGATTCACGCTCTTCTCATGATGTAACAGAGTCAACTAGCTGCGCAGAAAGTCCTCCCCTTCCTCAAATGCAGTCCTGTACAGATTCGCGAGCTAAGGTGTCTGAGATAGATGTTAATTTAGAGCCTGCTATTACAGAAACTGCTCCATCAAGAGATCAACCTGCCGAGGACCCCCCTCCTGCAGCAGCCGGGGTAAACGATGGGTTTTGGCAGCAATTTCTTACTGAGCAGCCTGGGTCCGATGCACATCAGGAGGCCGAATCAGAACGGCGAGATGGAGACAACAAAACTGATCAGATGAGAATAGGAAACCGGGGAAAAAATTGGTGGGGCAAAAAAAGTGTGGAGCCGAGGACAGAAAAGCTGGGGCATCTCACCTCGGCGGAGAAAACCTAACTGCTTGTATTTCTTATAGCTGAGAAACAATTAGCACAGAAACACATAGGACCATGGTACCTCTGATATCTACTTCGCAGTGTATCATATCTTTACCTCACACGGTGACATATGTTGACTGACATTTACTTTGTAGTGTATCATACTTTTTTCCCTTGTACTTTGCTTGTGTTTAGAACGTTGGAGGGACTATTTATAATATTCCCGTGACACTCTCATACTTGGTTAGTTGAAACTTTCTGATACTATTTGTCAGCAATCTCTATGGGTTCTCAGGTTTGTGGATATTGTTATATATCACATATGATTTATCCTCCTTGTTACTATTGAATACATAAACTATAAGCACGGACTCATTTTTCATACGTTATCGTGTTCGTAGGCACATAAGGCACACCTTTTTTGTTCGAAACGTGAAAGttactgcatttttttttttactttttcctttcttttcttttgttttttatgaACACACAGTTGCTGCCTGCCAAACTATTTTGCAaagtgttgcattcggtgctggTGAGGTGTCAGGAGCTGGAGTCTTAATTTTCTCTGCAGGGACAGGTATAATCTGAATAGCTGGCAATAGTTTTCAGCTGGGAAATAAGGACCTTCATTATTCATCATGCCGGCTTATATGTCCAGCTCAGCTAGTTGTCTCCAAGGTTCCTCCCGGTTTTCGCAATCATGTGGATCTGCTTCGTTTTGTTGAGATTTGATAGGATTGTAATGCAATAGTAGATAATGATTTGAACTTTCTtctttattgattttttatgagTGTATATATAAGTGATAAGTTGTTCGTTTGGAGACACCACTTCTGAATGGACACCTAATCGTTCAATGGACAGGCAGTTGCTGATGTTGATCATTTGATCTCTAACTGTTCTCTTTGATCGATATCGGTCCATGTGTATACATATTATCTTAAAAATTTGTCTAAAAAtcctgtgaaaaaaaataaggagaGTAATAGTGATATATtgttaaaactcttttaaaatcaagtgaaaaatAAGATGAAAATAATACAATATATTGATTATTTTCTCAttataaactcatatgagaaaactttttaaaaggaaaaacacATAAGTGAGTTTAGAGAATAATAGATATATTTTTGGTATCTCTTTTAAAAATCATGGtaggaaaaataagagaaatgacatatgatcttgtgtaggaattatctcattaaaaaaatttatgagaaattttgtaagtaaaactcataaagaataaagagtacaatatgatgtatgaacatGTTACATTTAGGAGGAGACCCTCCTTGATCCTTACATATCTCGAAATCATCGCGTATCAATactatgaacatatttttgaaTAAATGTACGAGATTATCACAAGATTTAATTTACAAGATATTTATCAACCCACATTATTGTAATTCATGAGAATAAAACAATTTAGGTGCAATATActtagtgatattgctctttacGTAACATGTTTGCATCTAAGCAACACAAGCAGTATTTTCTTCGTAGATAATGATATATGATTCAGTAGaatcaataccacatgattgttgtatgtggtttatcattctgcgaagccacaCGTATTgatgtgatgcttcatataatgcaattatttcagaatgattggttgatgtagccactagagtctgTTTGGAAGATTTCTATAATATGATTGTTTCACCTGTAAGAACACGAAGCATGTCTGTGATCTAACATTATgggtgtgaggaacggtgacatcctaagagggaggtaaattaggacacttaaaactaatgaTCTCAGAAACTTtgcaagataaatctatctcaatttctatttaaatgtgttttgagtttatctagtgtgtctactctaccactcaagaggattgcaacctattctagcaaggtaaattgcaagtatgtaaatgtgaaaacgtaaataagatagagagatagcaaactcggcacaatggatttttatcccgtggtatcggtggcacataaTCCATACCTAGTCCACGctggagctccacaaatgatatACTCCcgatcgccaagtctcttccagtcacagctcttgagctactaagtcaccaagacaagataagccaccaagccatcaaggtgaagtctcaccactaacctctctttcggtcacttatacgccgtcttcactttggagctttagtcataaAAGACAGGGGCTTCCGTGTTcctgcacaatcttcttgccgccgcttcacaccaagtcgaagaGTCAACAAGttatcggtgagtcaccaagactccaagacgtcgacgtacctcttggtacatggttggattattccttgatccactctctatgttgtagcacctagcaacacttttctctaggtctataagcacta includes:
- the LOC133920684 gene encoding heat stress transcription factor A-4b-like; amino-acid sequence: MEGGGGGASSLPPFLSKTYEMVDDPATDAVVLWTPPGTSFVVANQDEFCRDLLPKYFKHNNFSSFVRQLNTYGFRKIDPEQWEFANEDFVRGQRHRLKNIHRRKPIFSHSSHTLGAGPGPLADNERREYEDEIEKLKCDNAALTLELEKNAQKKLDTERRMQELEGKLILLEDRQKNLIAYVRDIVKAPGFVSSSVQQPDHHGKKRRLPIPISFHQDADAQGNQITHGDLTNSPVCRESFDKMESSLNSFENFFREACEAFDISYDDGIPGPSSAVVITELHSSGESDHRVPLPPSRMRTSSAGAGDSRSSHDVTESTSCAESPPLPQMQSCTDSRAKVSEIDVNLEPAITETAPSRDQPAEDPPPAAAGVNDGFWQQFLTEQPGSDAHQEAESERRDGDNKTDQMRIGNRGKNWWGKKSVEPRTEKLGHLTSAEKT
- the LOC133920693 gene encoding large ribosomal subunit protein uL13c-like encodes the protein MATAVAASAFLSSTFAPLPRHRRLARHAPRRATAAGLAVRCEQSDKQKRQPLAALVPREERFMFEGDELCGPDIWNKTWYPKAADHVTTEKTWYVVDASDKILGRLASTIAVHMRGKNEPTYTPSVDMGAFVIVVNAEKVAVSGKKRSQKLYRRHSGRPGGMKVETFDQLQKRIPERIIEHAVRGMLPKGRLGRRLFTHLKVYKGAEHPHEAQKPVPLPIRDKRIQKTD